The proteins below come from a single Oerskovia jenensis genomic window:
- the atpB gene encoding F0F1 ATP synthase subunit A has translation MKAWSDGVPIERTASATDDHRESTLFTLATPSPFVAAAEGEGGFHAPTIGEFFPDAIFFAGTPFEFNRLQLIRVIATIVILTIFVIAARRAKLVPGRFQNGVEMVLDFARVNIVEEIMGTERARRYVPMITTIFVTILAFNLTGVVPGLNLAGTSVAGVAILLALWVFVAYWAAGIKQHGLWGYIRANLFPPGVPFPIYFILAPIELLQLLIIRPASLVIRLTANMVAGHIMLVLCFAATNFLLLEAAPALKAISALTLVGGIAITLFEVFVAGLQAYIFALLATVYINMSIEEEH, from the coding sequence ATGAAGGCCTGGTCCGACGGCGTGCCCATCGAGCGCACGGCCTCGGCGACCGACGACCACCGGGAGTCCACCCTGTTCACGCTCGCGACCCCCTCTCCCTTCGTTGCCGCAGCAGAAGGCGAAGGCGGCTTTCACGCGCCGACGATCGGTGAGTTCTTCCCCGACGCCATCTTCTTCGCCGGCACCCCGTTCGAGTTCAACCGGCTGCAGCTCATCCGAGTGATCGCCACGATCGTGATCCTGACGATCTTCGTGATCGCGGCGCGGCGAGCCAAGCTCGTCCCCGGCCGGTTCCAGAACGGCGTCGAGATGGTCCTCGACTTCGCTCGGGTGAACATCGTCGAGGAGATCATGGGGACCGAGCGGGCTCGCCGCTACGTGCCCATGATCACGACGATCTTCGTGACGATCCTCGCCTTCAACCTGACCGGCGTGGTGCCGGGTCTCAACCTCGCGGGCACCTCGGTCGCCGGTGTGGCGATCCTCCTGGCGCTGTGGGTGTTCGTGGCCTACTGGGCCGCGGGCATCAAGCAGCACGGCCTGTGGGGCTACATCCGGGCGAACCTGTTCCCTCCGGGAGTGCCGTTCCCGATCTACTTCATCCTGGCGCCGATCGAGCTGCTCCAGCTCCTGATCATCCGTCCGGCCTCGCTGGTCATCCGACTCACGGCGAACATGGTCGCGGGCCACATCATGCTGGTCCTGTGCTTCGCCGCCACGAACTTCCTGCTCCTCGAGGCGGCGCCGGCGCTCAAGGCGATCAGCGCGCTGACCCTCGTGGGCGGCATCGCGATCACCCTCTTCGAGGTGTTCGTCGCGGGCCTGCAGGCCTACATCTTCGCGCTCCTCGCCACGGTCTACATCAACATGTCGATCGAGGAAGAGCACTGA
- the atpE gene encoding ATP synthase F0 subunit C: protein MDVTTLAAVEGSINTIGYGIAAIGPGIGLGILIGKTVEGMARQPEVAGQLRGTMFIGLAFVEILALLGFVAGFIF, encoded by the coding sequence GTGGACGTCACCACCCTTGCCGCTGTCGAAGGCAGCATCAACACCATCGGCTACGGCATCGCCGCGATCGGCCCGGGCATCGGCCTCGGCATCCTGATCGGCAAGACGGTCGAGGGCATGGCCCGCCAGCCCGAGGTCGCCGGCCAGCTCCGCGGCACCATGTTCATCGGTCTTGCCTTCGTCGAGATCCTCGCCCTGCTCGGCTTCGTCGCTGGCTTCATCTTCTGA
- a CDS encoding F0F1 ATP synthase subunit B, whose translation MSTIGPQAVLAAESGEVDPIKLFLPPFYDLFWSFVVLVIIAFVFYKMVLPKFQAVLDERTAKIEGGLAKAESAQAEAAAALAEYHQQLQEARTEAAKIREDARAEGTAIVSDQKAKAGEEAARIVETAHRQIEAERQQASVSLRNDVGTLATQLASKIVGESLEDSARQSRVVDRFLDELEAAGAGAASAAAHGKEG comes from the coding sequence ATGTCGACCATCGGCCCCCAGGCGGTCCTCGCCGCAGAGTCTGGCGAGGTCGACCCCATCAAGCTGTTCCTCCCGCCGTTCTACGACCTCTTCTGGTCGTTCGTCGTGCTGGTCATCATCGCGTTCGTGTTCTACAAGATGGTCCTCCCCAAGTTCCAGGCGGTGCTCGACGAGCGCACGGCCAAGATCGAGGGCGGCCTGGCCAAGGCCGAGTCCGCCCAGGCGGAGGCCGCAGCAGCACTGGCCGAGTACCACCAGCAGCTGCAGGAGGCACGCACCGAGGCCGCGAAGATCCGTGAGGACGCTCGCGCCGAGGGCACGGCCATCGTGTCCGACCAGAAGGCCAAGGCCGGCGAGGAGGCCGCTCGCATCGTCGAGACGGCACACCGCCAGATCGAGGCCGAGCGTCAGCAGGCCTCGGTCTCGCTGCGCAACGACGTCGGTACCCTCGCGACCCAGCTCGCCTCGAAGATCGTCGGCGAGTCCCTCGAGGACTCCGCACGCCAGTCGCGTGTCGTGGACCGCTTCCTCGACGAGCTCGAGGCAGCGGGAGCCGGGGCTGCCAGCGCGGCCGCCCACGGCAAGGAGGGCTGA
- a CDS encoding F0F1 ATP synthase subunit delta: MRGTSGASLEKAQERFEPVLRAAGEGAFALGEQLLTVAAALDGSVPLRRALADPSRSGEDKAALAADLLREGFDGRVVDLVSGLARDRWARDSDIADAVEHLGVDAVLASAEARGALVRVEDELFRITRSLVGEREARRVLTDTSTDPARRKTFVDALLAGKVDPVTQFLAERATVAPRGRRFVATLIWIGDVAARRRRRLVASVTSGTVLSQAQQDRLSALLERAYGRAVQLNVTVDPEVLGGLRVQVGADVVDSTVLSRLVDARRRLVS, encoded by the coding sequence ATGCGCGGGACGAGCGGAGCCTCCCTCGAGAAGGCTCAGGAGCGCTTCGAGCCGGTGCTGCGTGCTGCCGGTGAAGGAGCATTCGCCCTGGGCGAGCAGCTCCTCACGGTGGCCGCAGCGCTCGACGGCTCCGTGCCCCTGCGCCGTGCTCTCGCCGACCCGTCGCGGTCCGGCGAGGACAAGGCGGCCCTCGCGGCCGACCTGTTGCGCGAGGGCTTCGACGGCCGTGTCGTCGACCTGGTCTCCGGGCTCGCCCGGGACCGCTGGGCGCGCGACAGCGACATCGCCGACGCCGTCGAGCACCTCGGGGTCGACGCGGTCCTGGCCTCGGCCGAGGCCCGTGGCGCGCTCGTGCGTGTCGAGGACGAGCTGTTCCGCATCACGCGCTCGCTCGTCGGAGAGCGTGAGGCCCGTCGCGTGCTGACGGACACCTCGACCGATCCCGCTCGTCGCAAGACGTTCGTCGACGCGCTCCTCGCGGGCAAGGTCGACCCGGTCACCCAGTTCCTCGCGGAGCGGGCGACCGTGGCGCCCCGTGGGCGTCGCTTCGTGGCCACCCTCATCTGGATCGGGGACGTCGCCGCACGTCGTCGCCGTCGCCTCGTCGCCTCGGTGACGTCGGGCACGGTGCTCAGCCAGGCACAGCAGGACCGTCTGTCTGCGCTGCTCGAGCGCGCGTACGGCCGGGCAGTCCAGCTGAACGTCACCGTGGACCCCGAGGTCCTCGGCGGCTTGCGCGTCCAGGTCGGAGCGGACGTCGTCGACTCGACGGTCCTCTCGCGCCTGGTCGATGCACGCAGACGACTGGTCAGCTGA
- the atpA gene encoding F0F1 ATP synthase subunit alpha, whose amino-acid sequence MAELTIRPDEIRAALDSFVKSYEPGGAVTEEVGRVTLAGDGIAQVEGLPGAMANELLRFEDGTLGLALSLDVRQIGVVVLGEFTGIEEGQEVRRTGEVLSVAVGDGYLGRVVDPLGQPIDGLGEIETEGRRALELQAPGVMDRKSVHEPLQTGLKAIDSMIPVGRGQRQLIIGDRQTGKTAIAIDTIINQKANWETGDPTKQVRCIYVAIGQKGSTIAAVRGALEEAGALEYTTIVAAPASDPAGFKYLAPYTGSAIGQHWMYGGKHVLIVFDDLSKQAEAYRAVSLLLRRPPGREAYPGDVFYLHSRLLERCAKLSDELGAGSMTGLPVIETKANDVSAYIPTNVISITDGQIFLQSDLFNADQRPAVDVGISVSRVGGAAQVKAMKQVSGTLKLELAQFRSLEAFAMFASDLDAASRGQLTRGARLMELLKQGQYSPYPVEDQVASIWAGTKGKLDDVPLEDVRRFESELLDHLRRNTEVLSTIASTGKLSDETEAALAQGVDDFRNGFLTGDGTPLVGGESDEEEAVVVEQEQIVRQKKA is encoded by the coding sequence ATGGCTGAGCTGACGATCCGGCCCGACGAGATTCGGGCCGCGCTGGACAGCTTCGTGAAGTCCTACGAGCCCGGGGGCGCGGTGACCGAGGAAGTCGGTCGCGTCACCCTTGCCGGTGACGGCATCGCCCAGGTGGAAGGCCTTCCGGGCGCAATGGCCAACGAGCTGCTGCGCTTCGAGGACGGCACACTCGGCCTTGCCCTGAGCCTGGACGTTCGCCAGATCGGTGTCGTCGTCCTGGGTGAGTTCACCGGGATCGAGGAGGGCCAGGAGGTCCGCCGGACGGGAGAGGTCCTCTCCGTCGCGGTGGGCGACGGCTACCTGGGTCGCGTCGTCGACCCGCTGGGTCAGCCGATCGACGGCCTCGGGGAGATCGAGACCGAGGGCCGTCGTGCCCTCGAGCTGCAGGCCCCCGGCGTCATGGACCGCAAGTCGGTCCACGAGCCGCTGCAGACCGGCCTCAAGGCGATCGACTCGATGATCCCGGTGGGCCGTGGTCAGCGTCAGCTGATCATCGGTGACCGCCAGACCGGCAAGACGGCGATCGCGATCGACACGATCATCAACCAGAAGGCGAACTGGGAGACCGGCGACCCGACCAAGCAGGTTCGCTGCATCTACGTCGCGATCGGTCAGAAGGGCTCGACCATCGCCGCAGTGCGTGGCGCCCTGGAAGAGGCCGGCGCCCTGGAGTACACGACGATCGTCGCTGCTCCTGCGTCCGACCCTGCCGGCTTCAAGTACCTCGCGCCGTACACCGGTTCGGCCATCGGTCAGCACTGGATGTACGGGGGCAAGCACGTCCTCATCGTCTTCGACGACCTGTCGAAGCAGGCCGAGGCGTACCGTGCCGTGTCCCTGCTCCTGCGCCGCCCGCCGGGCCGCGAGGCGTACCCCGGTGACGTCTTCTACCTGCACTCCCGTCTGCTCGAGCGTTGTGCCAAGCTCTCGGACGAGCTGGGCGCGGGCTCGATGACGGGTCTGCCGGTCATCGAGACCAAGGCGAACGACGTGTCGGCGTACATCCCGACCAACGTCATCTCGATCACCGACGGCCAGATCTTCCTCCAGTCGGACCTCTTCAACGCCGACCAGCGCCCCGCCGTGGACGTCGGTATCTCCGTGTCCCGTGTCGGTGGTGCCGCACAGGTCAAGGCCATGAAGCAGGTCTCGGGCACGCTCAAGCTCGAGCTCGCCCAGTTCCGCTCGCTCGAGGCGTTCGCGATGTTCGCCTCGGACCTCGACGCGGCCTCGCGCGGTCAGCTCACGCGTGGCGCTCGCCTGATGGAGCTCCTCAAGCAGGGGCAGTACTCGCCCTACCCGGTCGAGGACCAGGTCGCCTCGATCTGGGCCGGTACCAAGGGCAAGCTCGACGACGTGCCCCTCGAGGACGTCCGTCGTTTCGAGAGCGAGCTGCTGGACCACCTGCGCCGCAACACCGAGGTGCTCAGCACGATCGCGTCGACCGGGAAGCTCTCGGACGAGACCGAGGCTGCACTGGCTCAGGGCGTCGACGACTTCCGCAACGGCTTCCTCACGGGCGACGGCACCCCCCTCGTCGGTGGCGAGTCGGACGAGGAAGAGGCCGTCGTGGTCGAGCAGGAGCAGATCGTCCGGCAGAAGAAGGCCTGA
- a CDS encoding F0F1 ATP synthase subunit gamma yields the protein MAGSQRVYKQRIKSTQSLKKMFRAQELIAASRIGRARARSSEAGPYAQAITTAVSAVATHSTTQHPLTSERTDTNRVAVLVVASDRGMAGAYSASILRETERLVERLTHEGKEVALYAAGRRAVTYYTFRHRELAGSWSGNSDSPSADVAGEIADTLLSAFLAPADEGGVGELHIVYTQFVNMVTQRPRVVRMLPLEVVEGVAPVGQNDVLPLYDFEPSPEAVLDALLPRYVRSRIYSCLLQAAASELAARQRAMHTATDNAEDLIRMYTRLANQARQADITQEISEIVSGADALAAS from the coding sequence ATGGCCGGATCCCAGCGCGTCTACAAGCAGCGGATCAAGTCGACGCAGTCCCTCAAGAAGATGTTCCGCGCGCAGGAGCTCATCGCTGCCTCTCGGATCGGCCGGGCTCGTGCCCGGTCGTCCGAGGCGGGCCCCTACGCTCAGGCGATCACGACCGCGGTGTCGGCCGTCGCGACGCACTCCACGACCCAGCACCCGCTGACGTCGGAGCGCACCGACACCAACCGGGTGGCCGTCCTCGTCGTCGCCTCGGACCGTGGCATGGCCGGCGCCTACTCGGCGTCGATCCTGCGCGAGACCGAGCGCCTAGTCGAGCGCCTCACGCACGAGGGCAAGGAGGTCGCGCTCTACGCCGCAGGGCGTCGCGCGGTGACCTACTACACGTTCCGGCACCGCGAGCTCGCCGGCTCGTGGAGCGGCAACTCGGACTCGCCGTCGGCGGACGTCGCCGGCGAGATCGCCGACACGCTGCTCAGCGCCTTCCTCGCCCCTGCGGACGAGGGTGGCGTCGGTGAGCTGCACATCGTGTACACGCAGTTCGTGAACATGGTCACGCAGCGCCCCCGCGTCGTCCGGATGCTTCCCCTCGAGGTCGTCGAAGGGGTCGCGCCGGTCGGGCAGAACGACGTCCTGCCGCTGTACGACTTCGAGCCGTCGCCCGAGGCCGTCCTCGACGCACTGCTGCCGCGCTACGTGCGCAGCCGCATCTACAGCTGCCTCCTGCAGGCGGCAGCGTCGGAGCTGGCTGCCCGCCAGCGCGCGATGCACACCGCGACGGACAACGCCGAGGACCTGATCCGCATGTACACGCGACTTGCGAACCAGGCACGACAGGCCGACATCACCCAGGAGATCAGCGAGATCGTCTCCGGTGCCGACGCCCTCGCGGCGTCGTGA